The Fusobacterium polymorphum genome segment GAAAAAATGAAAGAATCCAATTTATTGTTGTTCACTATACTGCAACAGATAATGCAGGTTCTATTAAGGAATTGACTTCAAGTAGAGTAAGTTCACATTTCTTAGTTTTAGATGAAGATGATAATAAAATATATAACTTAGTTCCACTTGAACAAAGAGCTTGGCATGCTGGAGCAAGTGCATTTAGAGGAAGAACAAATATTAATGATACTTCTGTTGGAATTGAGATAGTGAGTGATGGTATAGCTAGGGAATATAGACCAGACCCTAATCCATATCACCCTTATGATCACTATGTTGATTATAAGCCAATACAAATAGAAAAAACAGCACAAATTATAAAATATGTTGCAGAAAAATATAATGTTCCTGCAAGAAATATAGTTGCACATTCTGATATTGCACCAAGTAGAAAGAAAGATCCAGGAGCAAAGTTTCCTTGGAAAGAATTATATGATAAATATAACATAGGTGCTTGGTATGATGAGACAGATAAACAAGAATTTATGGATGAAGAAAAATTTAAAGCTACTTCAATTAGAGAAATAAAAGATGAGCTAAGAAAATATGGTTACGAAATAAATAGATTAGATGAATGGGATAAAGAAAGTAAAGATGTAGTTTATGCTTTCCAATTACACTTTAATCCTAAAAATGCAACTGGAGAAATGGATTTAGAAACTTTTGCAATTTTAAAAGCATTAAATAAAAAATATCCTGATTAAAAAGGTGATTTTTATGACAGAAAAAGAAATTGAATTATCTATGGATAAGGCTTTAAAAAAGCTTCCTTTTGAAATTAAAAAAATAAAATTTGTTTTGGCTGTGATAAAATTTTTTAAAAGGAAATAGTCTATGGATATGATTAAATTAATATCTGTAAATAATGATGAATTGAAAAATGAAGCATTGAATGTTTATCTAGAAAATAACTATTATTTTAGTAAAATATCAGATAATCCTCCTAGTATTTCTAATGTTGAGGAAGATATAGAGGTTATCCCTAATGGAGTTCAGAAAAATCAGAAGAATTATAGGTTAATTTCTTTTAATGATGAAATATTGGGAGTAGTTGATTATTTAACTGATTATCCAGAAAAAGATACTATTCTTATAGGTTTTTTTATAATAAAAAATGATAAACAAAAACAAGGTTTAGGAACTAAAATTTTTAGATACTTAGAAAAATCATTTAAGAATAAAAAGTTTTTAAAAATAAGAATAGGAGTATTGGTTGATAACGAAATTGGACTTTCTTTTTGGAAAAAACAAAACTTTAAAGAAATTGAAAGAAAATTTTTAAAATTTGAAAAGTCTAAAAAAGAAGTTATAGTTATGGAAAAAGAAATATAAAATAATATTGGGTTGCAAGTTGTAACCCAATTTTTTATAATATAGAAAAAGCTATAAAAAGGAATTGATAAAAATGAAAGGACTAGAAGATTTTCAAAATGAATATATGGTAAAAGTAAAAGGTGGAAAATACAAGCCATCTTTTGAAGATATAGAAAAAATAGTTTTTGATATAGAGGTATCTAAATATCTTGTAACAAAAAAGATGTGGTTAGATGTAATGGGAACCATTTCTTCAGAAGCTAAGGGAGACAATGAACCTGCTGAGAATATCACTTGGTGGGAAGCATTAGAATTTTGTAACAAGTTAAGTGAAAAATATAGTTTAGAACCTGTCTATGATTTAAGTAAAAGTAAGCAAGGACTATTAACAA includes the following:
- a CDS encoding N-acetylmuramoyl-L-alanine amidase, with the protein product MKKILAFISLLFLMVACSSTEKVVSSSSRGSSVSRNQTTVRNIGKFQVDSNSYVATGKNERIQFIVVHYTATDNAGSIKELTSSRVSSHFLVLDEDDNKIYNLVPLEQRAWHAGASAFRGRTNINDTSVGIEIVSDGIAREYRPDPNPYHPYDHYVDYKPIQIEKTAQIIKYVAEKYNVPARNIVAHSDIAPSRKKDPGAKFPWKELYDKYNIGAWYDETDKQEFMDEEKFKATSIREIKDELRKYGYEINRLDEWDKESKDVVYAFQLHFNPKNATGEMDLETFAILKALNKKYPD
- a CDS encoding GNAT family N-acetyltransferase, encoding MDMIKLISVNNDELKNEALNVYLENNYYFSKISDNPPSISNVEEDIEVIPNGVQKNQKNYRLISFNDEILGVVDYLTDYPEKDTILIGFFIIKNDKQKQGLGTKIFRYLEKSFKNKKFLKIRIGVLVDNEIGLSFWKKQNFKEIERKFLKFEKSKKEVIVMEKEI